The following coding sequences lie in one Scatophagus argus isolate fScaArg1 chromosome 9, fScaArg1.pri, whole genome shotgun sequence genomic window:
- the myh14 gene encoding myosin-10 isoform X7, with the protein MTRPTGGGANDVTRFLSSGVGPGSPTSNSMFSAASQADWAAKRLVWVPSEKLGFESASIREERGDEVEVELTDSQRRVTLSREEVQRMNPPRFSKVEDMADLTCLNEASVLHNLRERYYSGLIYTYSGLFCVVVNPYKNLPIYTESIVEMYRGKKRHEMPPHIYAISEAAYRSMLQDREDQSILCTGESGAGKTENTKKVIQYLAHVASSHKGGTLGRNKEAVQMDGSRSLTRGSTLVNRGMQYGELERQLLQANPILEAFGNAKTVKNDNSSRFGKFIRINFDVAGYIVGANIETYLLEKSRATRQAKDERTFHIFYQMLCGTSEETKADLLLGSADEYRFLTGGSIPLPGQSDSENFTQTMDSMAIMGFTSEESMSMLKVISAVLQFGNISFMKEKNQDQASMPDNTAAQKLCHLLGINVLEFTRAILTPRIKVGREYVQKAQTKEQADFAVEALAKATYERLFRWLVHRINRALDRRQRQGASFIGILDIAGFEIFQLNSFEQLCINYTNEKLQQLFNHTMFILEQEEYQREGIEWNFIDFGLDLQPCIDLIEKPTHPPGVLALLDEECWFPRATDRSFVEKLSAEQGSHPKFFRSKQPRGEADFSIIHYAGKVNYKADDWLVKNMDPLNDNVASLLHQSSDHFVSELWKEDIQTLPRVYFFDSYATLQANGSDMDRIVGLDQVSSGENSGPVTFGAAGLKTKKGMFRTVGQLYKESLTKLMATLRNTNPNFLRCIIPNHEKRAGKLSPHLVLDQLRCNGVLEGIRICRQGFPNRIPFQEFRQRYEILTPNAIPRAFMDGKQASELMIKALELDHNLFRVGQSKVFFRAGVLAHLEEERDLKITDTIIRFQSVSRGYLARKAFLKKQQQLSALRVMQRNCAAYLKLRNWQWWRLFTKVKPLLQVTRQDDEIQAREAQLQKAKDNLTRVEQQYTDLDRKHAQLLEEKAVLADQLQAEAELFAEAEEMRARLANRKQELEEVLGELESRLEDEEERGVQLTSEKKKMQQNIQDLEEQLEEEESARQRLLLEKVTLETKVKSLETDLLNAVEQRDRLSKEKKQLEERLSEVTDQLTEEEEKTKSLNKLKNKQEAVIADLEERLKREEQGRLEQEKWRRRMESDSVEAQEQLSDLGMLAAELRGSLAQKEKEITTLQGRLEEEGARRAEAQRALREAMSQVSELKEEVENERGMRERAEKQRRDLGEELEALRTELEDTLDTTAAQQELRSRREAELHELQRCVEEETRRHEAQLSELRVKHSTAIDSLQEQLDNSKRARQSLEKAKTVLEEERQNLISELKSLQTGRTESERGRKRAEGQLQELSARLAQADREREEREERVHKLQCEIETISNSLSSSETKSLRLTKEVSSLESQLNDAKELLQDETRQKMALGSRVRALEEEKNGLMERLEEEEERAKELTRQIQTHTQQLAEVRKQSEEVNTAVESGEEMRRKLQRELDSAIQRERQREEEKERVERQRERLREEIEDMTLALQRERQNCTALEKRQKKFDQCLAEEKAVSARLAEERDRAEADSREKETRHLALSRALQEAQDQKEELERVNKQLRLEMEQLVNQQDDVGKNVHELERTRRALETEAQNLRVQTQELEEELSEAENSRLRLEVTLQALKAQFEREISTSEEKGEEKRRALSKQVRELEIQLEEERSQRSQAVSSKKQLEAELQETEAQLETSSRGKEEAVKQLRRLQGQMKEILREFDESKLARDEIITQLKDSEKKIQTLEAEVLQLTEELSVSERQRRQAQQERDEMADEMVNSSSGKTALCEEKRRLEARVSQLEEELEEEQSNSELLAERQRKTALQVETLTVQLQGERTLAQKAEAAREQLERQNKELKARLGEMEGAVRGKHRLSVAALEAKIESMEEQLEQERQERAIANKLVRKTEKKLKEVMMQAEDERRHADQYREQLDKSMVRLKQLKRQLEEVEEENSRSNAQRRKLQRELEELTDSGQSMTREITSLRSQLSIPEW; encoded by the exons ATGACCAGGCCAACAGGGGGCGGCGCCAACGATGTCACCCGCTTCCTGTCATCAGGAGTGGGGCCCGGATCTCCCACTTCCAACTCTATGTTTTCTGCAGCCAGTCAGGCCGACTGGGCAGCTAAGAGGCTGGTGTGGGTGCCGTCAGAGAAGCTTGGCTTTGAG TCGGCCAGTATTCGGGAGGAGCGTGGCGATGAGGTGGAGGTTGAGCTGACAGACAGCCAGCGACGGGTCACTCTGTCCAGGGAGGAGGTTCAGCGGATGAACCCACCGCGCTTCAGTAAAGTGGAGGACATGGCTGACCTCACCTGCCTCAATGAAGCCTCAGTGCTGCACAACCTGAGAGAGAGATACTACTCTGGCTTGATCTAC acATATTCAGGGCTGTTCTGTGTGGTGGTGAACCCTTACAAGAACCTGCCCATCTATACAGAATCCATTGTGGAGATGTACCGGGGCAAGAAACGCCATGAGATGCCCCCTCACATTTATGCCATATCAGAGGCTGCCTATCGCAGCATGCTACAAG ACAGAGAAGATCAGTCAATTCTCTGCAC AGGCGAGTCTGGAGCTGGgaaaacagagaacacaaagaaagtTATCCAGTATTTGGCTCACGTTGCCTCCTCCCATAAGGGTGGCACTCTGGGTAGGAACAAGGAAGCTGTGCAG ATGGATGGCTCAAGGTCCTTAACAAGAGGCAGTACTTTGGTGAACAGG GGTATGCAATAT GGCGAGCTGGAGAGACAGCTGCTGCAGGCAAACCCCATACTGGAGGCCTTCGGCAACGCAAAGACTGTCAAGAATGACAACTCTTCCAGATTT GGTAAATTTATCCGCATTAATTTTGACGTGGCGGGGTACATAGTTGGTGCTAACATCGAGACCT ACCTCCTTGAAAAGTCCCGGGCCACCCGTCAAGCCAAAGATGAGAGGACATTCCACATCTTTTATCAAATGCTGTGTGGGACTTCAGAGGAGACAAAAG CGGACTTGCTCTTAGGATCTGCTGATGAGTACCGCTTTCTCACTGGAGGATCCATCCCCCTTCCTGGTCAGAGCGATTCAGAAAACTTCACTCAGACCATGGACTCGATGGCTATAATGGGCTTCACCTCAGAGGAGTCAATGT CTATGCTTAAGGTGATCTCTGCTGTGCTCCAGTTTGGGAATATTTCCTTCATGAAGGAGAAGAACCAGGACCAGGCCTCGATGCCTGATAACACAGCTGCTCAGAAACTGTGCCATCTGCTGGGCATTAATGTGCTGGAGTTCACCCGAGCCATCCTCACCCCCAGGATCAAAGTAGGTCGAGAGTATGTGCAGAAGGCCCAGACGAAAGAACAG GCTGACTTTGCTGTGGAGGCGTTGGCAAAGGCCACATATGAGCGCCTGTTCAGGTGGCTGGTTCACAGGATCAACAGAGCTCTGGACcgcagacagagacagggagcCTCTTTCATAGGCATCCTTGATATTGCTGGATTTGAGATCTTTCAG CTAAACTCCtttgagcagctgtgcatcAACTACACCAacgagaagctgcagcagctcttcaaCCACACCATGTTCATCTTGGAGCAGGAGGAGTACCAGCGTGAAGGCATCGAGTGGAACTTCATCGACTTTGGCCTGGACTTACAGCCCTGCATTGACCTCATTGAGAAACCA ACCCACCCTCCTGGTGTTCTGGCCCTGCTGGATGAAGAATGCTGGTTCCCCCGGGCAACAGACCGCTCATTTGTGGAGAAGCTTTCTGCAGAACAAGGCAGCCATCCAAAATTCTTCCGATCGAAGCAGCCACGTGGAGAAGCTGACTTCTCCATCATTCACTATGCTGGCAAG GTGAACTACAAGGCAGATGATTGGCTGGTGAAGAACATGGATCCTCTGAACGACAACGTGGCATCTCTTCTCCACCAGTCGTCTGATCATTTTGTGTCAGAGCTCTGGAAAGAAG ATATTCAAACTCTTCCTCGTGTCTACTTCTTTGACTCCTATGCCACACTGCAGGCTAATGGCTCGGACA TGGACAGGATTGTGGGTCTGGACCAGGTGTCGTCAGGAGAAAACAGTGGGCCGGTCACTTTTGGAGCAGCAGGACTAAAGACGAAGAAGGGAATGTTCAGGACTGTCGGTCAGCTTTACAAGGAGTCTCTCACCAAACTGATGGCCACGCTGAGGAACACCAACCCCAACTTCCTCCGCTGCATCATCCCCAACCACGAGAAGAGG GCCGGTAAACTGTCCCCCCACCTGGTTTTGGACCAGCTGAGGTGTAATGGAGTTCTAGAGGGGATCCGAATCTGCAGACAAGGCTTCCCTAACCGCATCCCTTTCCAGGAGTTcagacagag atATGAGATCCTGACTCCTAATGCTATCCCTCGTGCCTTCATGGATGGCAAACAGGCATCAGAACTCATG ATCAAAGCTCTGGAACTGGATCACAACCTGTTCAGGGTGGGTCAGAGTAAAGTCTTCTTCAGAGCAGGAGTCTTGGCTCAcctggaagaagaaagagaccTGAAGATCACAGACACCATCATACGCTTCCAGAGCGTCTCCAGAGGCTACCTCGCACGCAA AGCCTTtttgaagaagcagcagcaactgAGCGCTCTGAGGGTGATGCAGAGGAACTGTGCTGCTTACCTCAAACTCAGGAACTGGCAGTGGTGGAGGCTGTTCACCAAg GTGAAGCCTCTGCTGCAGGTGACCCGGCAAGATGATGAGATCCAGGCGAGGGAAGCCCAGCTCCAGAAGGCCAAGGACAATCTCACCCGAGTGGAACAGCAGTACACAGACCTGGACAGGAAACATGCGCAG CTGTTGGAGGAGAAGGCAGTGCTAGCTGACCAACTGCAGGCGGAGGCAGAGCTGTttgcagaggcagaggagatgagggCCCGGTTGGCCAATCGGAAacaagagctggaggaagtgctGGGCGAGCTGGAGAGTCGActggaggacgaggaggagagaggcGTGCAGCTGACcagtgagaagaagaagatgcagCAGAATATACAG GATCTGGAGGAGCagttagaggaggaggaaagtgCCCGACAGCGCCTCCTGCTGGAGAAAGTCACTCTGGAGACAAAAGTTAAGAGTCTGGAAACAGACCTGCTGAATGCAGTAGAGCAGAGAGATCGACTCAGCAAG gagaagaagcagcTTGAGGAGCGTTTGAGTGAGGTGACTGATCAGCtcactgaggaagaggagaaaaccaAAAGTCTAAACAAGCTCAAGAACAAACAGGAGGCTGTCATTGCTGACCTAGAGG AGCGCCTCAAGCGTGAGGAGCAGGGTCGCTTGGAGCAggagaagtggaggaggaggatggagagtgACTCAGTTGAGGCCCAGGAGCAGCTGTCAGACTTAGGCATGCTGGCTGCTGAGCTGAGGGGCAGTCTAGCtcagaaggagaaggaaatcACCACTCTGCAGGGCCG GTTGGAAGAAGAAGGAGCACGGCGCGCTGAAGCACAGAGGGCTCTGAGGGAGGCCATGTCCCAGGTGTCTGAGctgaaggaggaagtggagaatGAACGAGGGATGAGGGAAAGGGCAGAGAAACAGAGGCGAGACCTGGGTGAGGAGCTGGAGGCATTGAGAACCGAACTGGAGGACACTCTGGACACCACAGCAGCCCAGCAGGAACTGAG GTCTCGTCGAGAGGCGGAGTTACATGAGCTCCAGCGGTGTGTTGAGGAGGAGACTCGGCGCCACGAGGCCCAGCTGTCAGAGCTCCGAGTCAAACACAGCACTGCCATAGACAGCCTCCAGGAACAGCTGGACAATAGCAAGAGA GCACGCCAGTCACTGGAGAAGGCCAAGACGGTGctggaggaagagaggcagaATTTGATATCTGAGCTCAAGAGCCTCCAAACGGGACGCACAGAGAGCGAGCGAGGCCGCAAGAGGGCCGAGGGCCAGTTGCAGGAGCTCAGCGCTCGATTGGCtcaggctgacagagagagggaggagcgGGAAGAGAGAGTGCACAAACTACAG TGTGAGATAGAGACTATCTCCAACAGTTTGTCCTCCTCTGAAACCAAATCCCTTCGGCTCACCAAGGAGGTTAGCAGCCTGGAGAGCCAACTGAATGATGCAAAG gAATTGCTTCAAGATGAAACTCGTCAAAAGATGGCTCTTGGCTCAAGGGTGCGAgcgctggaggaggagaagaatgGACTCATGGAAAGActtgaggaggaagaagagagagccAAAGAGTTAACCCGGCAGATCCAGACCCATACCCAGCAG CTGGCAGAGGTCCGTAAGCAGTCAGAGGAGGTGAACACTGCGGTAGAATCCGGAGAGGAGATGCGCAGAAAACTCCAGAGAGAGCTCGACAGCGCCATCCAGAGGGAGcgacagagggaggaggagaaggagagagtagagaggcagagggagcgACTGAGGGAGGAAATAGAGGACATGACGTTGgccctgcagagggagagacagaactGCACGGCGCTGgagaagaggcagaagaagtTCGACCAG TGTCTGGCAGAGGAGAAGGCGGTGAGCGCTCGGCTGGCAGAGGAAAGGGACAGAGCAGAAGCAGACAGTCGAGAGAAGGAGACCAGACACCTGGCACTTTCCCGAGCCCTGCAG GAGGCCCAGGATCAGAAGGAAGAGCTAGAGAGGGTCAACAAACAGCTCCGTCTGGAAATGGAACAGCTTGTAAACCAGCAAGACGATGTCGGCAAGAAT GTCCACGAGCTGGAGCGGACCCGCAGGGCCTTGGAAACAGAAGCCCAGAACCTGCGAGTTCAGActcaggagctggaggaggagctttCAGAAGCAGAGAACTCAAGGCTGAGGCTGGAGGTCACCCTGCAAGCGCTTAAGGCTCAGTTTGAGAGGGAGATAAGCACCAGTgaggagaagggagaggagaagaggagggcgCTAAGCAAACAG GTGAGGGAGTTGGAGattcagctggaggaggagagaagtcAGCGGTCTCAGGCCGTTTCATCCAAGAAGCAGCTAGAAGCAGAACTGCAGGAAACTGAGGCCCAGTTGGAGACATCCAGCCGTGGAAAAGAGGAAGCTGTGAAGCAGCTACGGAGGCTGCAG GGTCAGATGAAGGAAATTCTGCGTGAGTTTGATGAGTCCAAGTTGGCTCGAGATGAGATCATCACACAGTTGAAAGACAGCGAAAAGAAGATCCAAACCCTAGAAGCGGAAGTCCTGCAGTTGACTGAG GAACTTTCGGtatcagagaggcagaggagacaaGCTCAGCAGGAGAGGGACGAGATGGCCGATGAGATGGTCAACAGCAGTTCTGGAAA GACGGCACTGTgtgaagagaagaggaggttAGAGGCACGAGTcagtcagctggaggaggagctggaggaggagcagagtaACTCTGAGCTGCTagcagagagacaaaggaaGACCGCTCTGCAG GTGGAGACTCTGACGGTgcagctgcagggagagagGACTCTGGCCCAGAAGGCGGAGGCGGCTCGGGAGCAGCTGGAGAGGCAGAACAAGGAGCTGAAGGCCCGActgggagagatggagggagcaGTGAGGGGCAAACACAGACTCAGCGTCGCCGCCCTGGAGGCCAAGATAGAGTCGatggaggagcagctggagcaggagagaca GGAACGAGCTATTGCCAACAAACTGGTGcggaagacagagaagaaactgaaggagGTGATGATGCAGGCAGAGGACGAGAGACGACATGCAGACCAGTACAGAGAACAG cTGGATAAGTCAATGGTCCGTCTGAAGCAGCTGaagaggcagctggaggaggtggaagaggagaacTCTCGCTCCAACGCCCAGAGGAGGAAGCTGCagagggagctggaggagctcaCCGACAGCGGGCAGAGCATGACGCGAGAGATCACCTCTCTCCGCAGCCAGCTCAG CATCCCTGAATGGTGA